In Spiroplasma sp. SV19, one DNA window encodes the following:
- the fib gene encoding cytoskeletal motor fibril protein Fib codes for MIGVISTAYFTMKDKHSIKTVKKYWWKNCVIQHVKYHGKTFIIATVGYGKANAAMAITYLLEKYPGLQTILNIDLALSTNDKHDTGDTTISTKFIYRDADLTVFKDIKYGQIVNEPESFQFDGEFAKVVKDFKLGLTEGVTGTADMLIYNSKQFKEMVDKYGHTIDVIDTEAGAIAQVAKKSSINYIALKIIYNNALSPWDNDPIHKFKMYETVNTLKYLLRRLFNLLSSNYIIDLSQSSQDDLDSINELFEIKHDQWVKLFKPNTHKVLSGFGPSLMLVDKQERTPVALDIIQVMRSKTKENEGPSKVILGEDEWKNAPKKWLRKLLFLEQVRVNDDELLWNKSAKYDLNNEKLYKIETVANEIAAAIAEKCQDKSSYTYNGATVPEKYLLVNCDARISFYITHNQSHEFVEDTKFGAHLVSNEFIKYLNEALKDVDSPYQQIVVYMTIPALDYRKIPVFIPSNKGANRGVKFGNLNQKLQKDYTVVDITRNDYDPIKVGSFKVTVRLRSE; via the coding sequence ATGATCGGTGTTATTTCAACGGCATATTTTACAATGAAAGATAAGCACAGTATCAAAACAGTAAAAAAATATTGATGAAAAAACTGTGTTATCCAACATGTTAAGTACCATGGAAAAACTTTCATTATCGCAACAGTAGGTTATGGTAAAGCAAATGCTGCAATGGCTATTACTTACTTATTAGAAAAATATCCAGGTTTACAAACAATTTTAAACATAGATTTAGCCTTGTCGACAAATGACAAACATGATACAGGAGATACAACAATTTCAACAAAATTTATTTATCGTGATGCAGACTTAACAGTTTTCAAAGATATTAAATATGGACAAATTGTTAATGAACCAGAATCATTCCAATTCGATGGCGAATTTGCTAAAGTTGTTAAAGACTTTAAATTGGGATTAACTGAAGGAGTTACTGGAACAGCAGATATGTTGATTTATAACTCAAAACAATTTAAGGAAATGGTTGACAAATATGGTCACACAATTGATGTTATTGATACTGAAGCTGGGGCAATTGCTCAAGTTGCTAAAAAATCAAGCATTAATTATATTGCTTTAAAAATTATTTACAATAATGCATTATCACCATGAGATAATGATCCAATTCATAAATTCAAAATGTATGAAACAGTAAATACTTTAAAATACTTATTAAGAAGATTATTTAACTTATTAAGTTCAAATTACATTATTGATTTATCACAATCATCACAAGATGATTTAGATTCAATTAATGAATTATTTGAAATCAAACATGACCAATGAGTTAAATTATTTAAGCCAAATACTCATAAAGTATTATCAGGATTTGGACCTTCATTAATGTTAGTTGATAAACAAGAAAGAACTCCTGTCGCATTAGATATCATTCAAGTAATGAGATCAAAAACGAAGGAAAACGAAGGACCAAGTAAAGTAATTTTAGGAGAAGATGAATGAAAAAATGCTCCTAAAAAATGATTACGTAAATTATTATTCTTAGAACAAGTTCGTGTTAACGATGATGAATTATTATGAAATAAATCAGCAAAATATGATTTAAATAATGAAAAATTATATAAAATTGAAACAGTTGCTAATGAAATTGCAGCAGCTATTGCAGAAAAATGTCAAGATAAATCATCATATACATACAATGGTGCAACAGTACCAGAAAAATACTTATTGGTAAATTGTGATGCTAGAATTTCATTTTACATTACACATAACCAATCACATGAATTTGTTGAAGATACAAAATTTGGTGCACACTTAGTAAGCAATGAATTTATTAAGTATTTAAATGAAGCATTAAAAGATGTTGATTCACCATATCAACAAATTGTAGTTTACATGACAATCCCAGCTTTAGACTATCGTAAAATTCCAGTGTTTATTCCTTCAAATAAAGGAGCAAATAGAGGTGTTAAATTTGGAAACTTAAACCAAAAATTACAAAAAGATTATACAGTTGTGGATATTACAAGAAACGATTATGATCCAATTAAAGTTGGTTCATTCAAAGTTACAGTTCGTTTAAGAAGTGAATAA
- a CDS encoding MMB_0454 family protein, whose translation MTNNFNELTIDSNHRGSIIVSLLTIKKIILYSIREITHQYFIDKVECRMIDNSILHIYISGKILHEEGLNQLTEEINEAIMKELSYSLQIKPKNISIAYHH comes from the coding sequence ATGACTAATAATTTTAATGAATTAACAATTGATAGTAATCACCGTGGTAGTATTATTGTGAGTTTATTAACAATTAAAAAAATTATTTTATATTCAATTCGAGAGATTACACACCAATATTTTATTGATAAAGTTGAATGTCGAATGATTGATAATTCAATTTTACATATTTATATTAGTGGAAAAATATTACATGAAGAGGGATTAAATCAGTTAACAGAAGAAATTAATGAAGCAATTATGAAAGAATTAAGTTATTCCTTACAAATTAAACCAAAAAACATTAGTATTGCTTATCATCATTAA
- a CDS encoding APC family permease yields the protein MLKKEQNKKFSLADFVWLGFNYTVGISFIGNFAILANISEPDSIGIHTVWLFAVEGLIAGICAWAFAKMARVHHSNNNGASYIYVRTTFGKFWGIFVAFMQYVSLPFLITIQVMMLIRGSFGADWISQVNPDGSVSVPWYAADWGSFGDLWLDFIGIAIYMSAAAIIFGGIKLYKKLANGTGIIKWITAGFLILAGLVLAVQHGGENLSYWGHNTKFSLPGFVKAFNFCFFFFAGFEVFSTAGRNISNPEKNIGRGIILIMLISTIFYIVISIIFFAGFTKFVQNMNMGTWSLGFSNKIILYGGPIIMIISALALKVNVAMQNALYGGTSLQPLSTEGYLPDRLRKLNKDGLPVRASILNLVITSLMIFIWLAIPDIIKGVSLTKDFGFMATPAQAMTYKQPFDISSLTEASSAITIFIYAMVIAVALKLAYQQKIKMRIWEHIAFPIVFIILCFVFVWHYYSLINNIVSTTGTKHESAIIGTAIELAFVGFSISFATVWYFTYYRQKYLRRMKERPELQAKLDAEFEVTDDWKYVSLEIRNEIKYYLKRNQALYQNHNNPNYQDAKHMLSELDNVFDKYRQLEAAEDAEEHDQ from the coding sequence ATGCTTAAAAAAGAACAAAACAAAAAATTTAGTTTGGCGGATTTTGTTTGATTAGGCTTTAATTATACTGTTGGAATTAGTTTTATCGGTAATTTTGCTATTTTAGCAAATATTTCAGAACCTGATTCAATTGGTATTCATACTGTATGGTTATTTGCAGTGGAAGGACTAATTGCTGGAATATGTGCCTGGGCATTTGCTAAAATGGCACGAGTTCATCATTCAAACAATAATGGAGCCTCGTACATTTATGTTCGAACAACTTTCGGAAAATTTTGAGGAATTTTTGTTGCTTTTATGCAATATGTTTCATTACCATTTTTAATTACAATTCAAGTAATGATGTTGATTCGTGGTTCATTTGGAGCAGATTGAATTTCACAAGTTAATCCTGATGGAAGTGTTAGCGTTCCGTGATATGCTGCTGATTGAGGGTCATTTGGGGACTTATGATTAGATTTTATTGGAATTGCCATTTATATGTCAGCAGCAGCAATTATCTTTGGGGGAATTAAATTATATAAAAAATTAGCGAATGGAACAGGAATTATTAAATGAATTACCGCTGGTTTTTTAATTCTTGCGGGTTTAGTTTTAGCTGTTCAACATGGTGGGGAAAACTTAAGTTATTGAGGACACAATACTAAGTTTTCGTTACCAGGATTTGTGAAAGCGTTTAATTTTTGCTTTTTCTTCTTTGCTGGTTTTGAAGTTTTCTCAACCGCAGGACGAAATATTAGTAATCCAGAAAAAAATATTGGACGAGGTATTATTTTAATTATGTTAATTAGTACCATTTTCTATATTGTTATCTCAATTATTTTCTTTGCTGGTTTTACAAAATTTGTCCAAAATATGAATATGGGGACGTGAAGTTTAGGCTTTAGTAATAAAATCATTTTATACGGAGGTCCCATTATTATGATTATTAGTGCGCTGGCGTTAAAAGTTAATGTTGCAATGCAGAATGCCCTGTATGGTGGAACTTCGTTACAGCCATTATCAACGGAAGGATATTTACCAGATCGATTACGGAAACTAAATAAAGATGGTTTACCAGTACGTGCTTCAATTTTAAATCTGGTAATTACTAGTTTAATGATTTTTATTTGATTAGCAATTCCTGATATTATTAAAGGAGTTAGTTTAACAAAAGATTTTGGGTTTATGGCAACGCCAGCTCAAGCAATGACATATAAACAGCCGTTTGATATTTCATCATTAACAGAAGCTTCTTCAGCGATTACGATTTTTATTTATGCAATGGTAATTGCGGTTGCGTTAAAATTAGCATATCAACAAAAAATTAAAATGCGGATATGAGAACATATTGCTTTTCCAATTGTATTTATTATTTTATGCTTTGTCTTTGTGTGACATTATTATAGTTTAATTAATAATATTGTTTCAACAACAGGAACTAAACATGAAAGTGCAATTATTGGTACAGCAATTGAATTAGCCTTTGTTGGCTTCTCGATTAGTTTTGCTACGGTTTGATATTTTACCTATTATCGTCAAAAATATTTACGCCGGATGAAAGAACGCCCTGAATTACAAGCAAAATTGGATGCTGAATTTGAAGTAACAGATGATTGAAAATATGTTTCATTAGAAATTCGTAATGAAATTAAGTATTATTTAAAGCGGAATCAGGCCTTATATCAAAATCACAACAATCCTAATTACCAAGATGCTAAACATATGCTAAGTGAATTAGACAATGTTTTTGATAAATATAGGCAACTTGAAGCTGCTGAAGATGCCGAAGAACATGATCAATAA
- a CDS encoding bacteriocin leader domain-containing protein, with translation MTKLTIKQTKQLSGGKVSGAFLTGIAAIINACSNSLTNLISTGFSTYFATQQMNRTEGGYKTTNGAHLTWSDKHNNLNHPNYAQVLFV, from the coding sequence ATGACAAAATTAACGATAAAACAAACTAAGCAACTATCTGGTGGTAAAGTTTCTGGTGCCTTTTTAACAGGTATTGCTGCAATTATTAATGCTTGTAGCAATTCATTAACAAATTTAATTTCAACTGGTTTTTCAACTTATTTTGCAACGCAACAAATGAATCGTACCGAAGGGGGTTATAAGACCACAAATGGAGCTCATCTAACTTGATCAGATAAACATAATAATTTGAATCATCCTAATTATGCTCAAGTCTTGTTTGTATAA
- the udk gene encoding uridine kinase — translation MALNKVNNVQLVTIAGGTASGKTTVATKIAEILQGKKITYLKMDHYYKKLDYLTLAERKQINFDHPNALDLTLLVDHLTLLKQHQSIQTPIYDFTVYNRLETTNHVMAGDVIILDGILGLALEEIRQLSDIKIFIKTEDDIRFIRRLTRDLNERGRTIDSIITQYLTTVKPMYEYFVEPSIKYADIIVPYYEGNEIAIDMIATKIKTLLTEQPDKK, via the coding sequence ATGGCACTAAACAAAGTAAATAACGTTCAGTTAGTAACAATTGCTGGAGGTACAGCCAGTGGTAAGACAACAGTTGCCACTAAAATTGCTGAAATTTTACAGGGTAAAAAAATTACTTACTTAAAAATGGATCATTATTATAAAAAGTTAGATTATTTAACTTTAGCAGAACGCAAACAAATTAATTTTGATCATCCGAATGCGCTTGATTTAACCTTATTAGTAGATCATTTAACATTATTAAAACAACACCAATCAATTCAGACCCCAATTTATGATTTTACTGTTTATAATCGGTTGGAAACAACAAATCATGTTATGGCGGGAGATGTTATTATTTTGGATGGGATCTTAGGATTAGCCTTAGAAGAAATTCGTCAATTATCAGACATTAAAATTTTTATTAAAACTGAAGATGACATTCGTTTTATTCGTCGGTTAACGCGAGATTTAAATGAACGGGGACGAACAATTGATAGTATTATTACCCAATACTTAACAACGGTTAAACCAATGTATGAATATTTTGTTGAACCAAGTATTAAATATGCCGATATTATTGTGCCATATTATGAGGGCAACGAAATTGCAATTGATATGATTGCAACTAAGATTAAAACTTTATTAACAGAACAACCAGATAAAAAGTAA
- a CDS encoding YitT family protein → MAHDEETYEKQDNNTSGVGPEDVESKTIDAYKEGHRKTRSRERISRKEFNLRFKSYFKSRLFRDYGYITFAAFLAMVSYDYFIVATTSYGIMPSGIGAIARGVAVAIWPNQDQLAFQTSMYWVFFFIFNLPLFIFGVIKVGIRFSIRTIVYIALQNGFHFAFAYIPLINPQELFFITNYSSLNVFSNYGGMYQIWLFVFAAVAGILNGIACGLVYKGGASTAGTDFVLAYYSVKKKTSIANYNRIVNYIIVIVMLAIHTALLTRSEITGVYFGTDWEKHIDAIQKLGFKIDSNGLYGIDLATHKAKYFFGPVLFASYLFVVVQSITIDIIFPKFKYRSLMVITSKGDTVVSGLQYVHYPNDIIRIPVRDYYEGTDINNELIIVSTSLLEYKWIKAAIVVSDPDAKILSYKLDKIITNYKVEKY, encoded by the coding sequence ATGGCGCATGATGAAGAAACATATGAAAAACAAGATAATAATACTTCAGGAGTTGGTCCTGAAGATGTAGAAAGTAAAACAATTGACGCTTATAAAGAAGGGCATCGGAAAACAAGAAGTCGAGAACGGATTTCTCGAAAAGAATTTAATTTACGATTTAAAAGTTATTTTAAATCACGACTATTTCGTGATTATGGATATATTACTTTTGCGGCATTTTTAGCAATGGTTAGTTATGATTATTTTATTGTCGCAACAACCAGTTATGGAATTATGCCAAGTGGAATTGGAGCGATTGCTAGGGGAGTCGCGGTTGCGATTTGGCCAAACCAAGATCAACTGGCTTTTCAAACAAGTATGTATTGGGTTTTTTTCTTTATTTTTAATTTACCATTATTTATTTTTGGAGTAATTAAAGTTGGAATTCGTTTTTCAATTCGAACAATTGTTTATATTGCGTTACAAAATGGTTTTCACTTTGCGTTTGCTTATATTCCACTTATTAATCCCCAAGAACTATTTTTTATCACTAATTATAGCAGTTTAAACGTTTTTAGTAATTATGGTGGAATGTATCAAATTTGATTATTTGTTTTTGCTGCTGTGGCCGGTATTTTAAACGGGATTGCTTGTGGTTTAGTTTATAAGGGTGGTGCTTCAACAGCAGGAACTGATTTTGTCTTAGCTTATTATTCTGTGAAAAAGAAAACATCAATTGCTAATTATAATCGTATTGTTAATTATATTATTGTAATTGTTATGTTAGCAATTCATACTGCCCTTTTAACACGTAGTGAAATTACGGGAGTATATTTTGGGACTGATTGAGAAAAACATATTGATGCAATTCAAAAACTTGGTTTTAAAATTGATTCAAATGGTTTATATGGAATTGATTTAGCAACTCATAAGGCAAAATATTTCTTTGGACCAGTCTTATTTGCTTCATATTTATTTGTGGTAGTGCAATCAATTACAATTGATATTATTTTCCCAAAATTTAAATATCGTAGTTTGATGGTTATTACTTCAAAAGGGGATACTGTTGTATCAGGATTGCAATATGTCCATTATCCAAATGATATTATTCGTATTCCTGTTCGTGATTATTATGAAGGCACTGATATTAACAATGAATTAATTATTGTTTCCACGTCCTTGCTAGAATATAAGTGGATTAAAGCCGCGATTGTTGTTTCAGACCCTGATGCTAAAATTTTATCTTATAAATTAGATAAGATTATTACAAATTATAAGGTTGAAAAATATTAA
- the greA gene encoding transcription elongation factor GreA, whose product MNEEILLTKEGIKDLQEELDNLINVVRPEVIEELKEARAQGDLSENADYDAARNRQAEVEGRIKEIESLLTKAKEIKEVKSKTGIIKLGSKVMFTNLLINKNFEIKIVGAVEANPFENTISNESPIAKAIIGQKVGDLVEIKGIQVPYKVKIITVE is encoded by the coding sequence ATGAATGAAGAAATTTTATTGACCAAAGAGGGAATTAAGGATTTACAAGAAGAATTAGATAATTTAATTAACGTGGTTCGACCAGAAGTTATTGAAGAATTAAAAGAAGCCCGTGCACAAGGGGACTTATCAGAAAATGCTGATTATGATGCAGCACGTAATCGCCAAGCTGAAGTTGAAGGGCGAATTAAAGAAATTGAATCATTATTAACAAAAGCAAAAGAAATTAAAGAAGTAAAATCAAAAACAGGAATTATTAAATTAGGAAGTAAAGTTATGTTCACTAATTTATTAATTAATAAAAATTTTGAAATTAAAATTGTGGGTGCTGTTGAAGCAAATCCATTTGAAAATACAATTTCAAATGAATCACCCATTGCTAAAGCTATTATTGGCCAAAAAGTAGGTGATTTGGTTGAAATTAAGGGTATCCAAGTTCCTTATAAGGTTAAAATTATAACTGTGGAGTAA